The Lysobacter luteus genome contains the following window.
GTCTAATGCTGTGTGTTGCGTTGCCCCGTCCTGCGGGTTTGGGCGTCGGGCTGGAGAGCAGCCAAAACGCGCCTGGATCAAGATCATAAAACTCGCTCTTACTCTGCTGCGGCTTGCCCGGTTGGATATGATCGACGCGCTGATGGCTACCTTATCACCCTTGGCAGACCGCCCGCCGTCTGCGAGATAGGGCGCTACCAGATCTACTGTCGACCCCTACGGCGTAGCAACGCGGCGTGCTCGACTAACTGACTCAAGGTGCCGCGATGCAGCCATACGAGTGCGCAAGATCCGTACAGGGCTAGAGAGGCCATCGCGTTCGCGGGGCGAAATATCAATGCGGCAGGATCAACAAAATGCCAGTAGATAGTGTACGTGCCATCCACGGAGAACCAAGTCCAGAACAGAGCCTCTGGGAACTGCTTCCATCGCCGTTCCAAGATGGCGCGAAGGCTGCATGGTGCGGTGAAATAGGTGACTCCCGCCATTATGAAACTAACGGGCAGGTCCCAGTCTGGCAATCCGGAGTACTGTGCACCGATCAAGAGCAAAGCGATTCCGCAGAAGAGGCTGAGCAGCTTCCACGGGCGTACATACTCAGTTCTACTATAGATCGCCCGTCGGAATGGAGTCCGGCAGCGCGGCCCAAGCGTGGATGGCACGCTCCATCCGTTCGTGCATGGCCAGCAGCCTGTCCAGTTGTTGGCGGGTGTCGTCGAGCCTGCGCCGGATGATGTCCCGCACAAGCGGGCAGGGACTATGCCGCTGCAGGCTGTGGCGGATGATTTCCTCGATTTCGGCCAGCGTGAAGCCCAGCTGCTGCGCCGTACGAATGAAGTGCAGGCGCTGGAGCTCCGAGGCTGAGAACAGCTGGTAGCCGCCCTCGGTATGGGTGGCCGCCTGTAGCAGGCCCCGCCGCAGATAGTTGCGCACCACATGCACCGTGACGCCGCCCTGCTGTGCCAGCTGGCGTACTGTCATCAGCGGCGGCGCTGATTCGCCTTTGCCCGTCATTGGCGCGCTCCCTGATAGATGCTGATCAGGCTAGACCTGTGTCCCGCACACAGGTCAAGCTCGACTGACACACCTCCATCCGTAACCAGGCGGCCGGCGCGCTGAAGGTCGGCCGAATCACGACATGTCCGCCGGCAGCGCAGCGGATATTGGCCGCTTCCTGGCCAACTGCCGCTGCTTGATCAGCGAATACAGCGCCGGAATCACCACCAGGGTCAGCATCGTGGACGAGACCATGCCGCCCACCATCGGCGCGGCGATGCGGCGCATGACCTCCGAGCCGGTGCCGCTGCTCCACATGATCGGCAGCAGGCCGGCCATGATCGCGACCACGGTCATCATCTTGGGGCGCACGCGGTCGACCGCACCTTCGACGATCGCCTCGCGGAGGTCGCGTGCATCCAGCGAGCGGCCTTCGGCCTGGCGCCGCACGGCCCGCGCTTCGAGCGCGTGGTCGAGGT
Protein-coding sequences here:
- a CDS encoding MerR family transcriptional regulator, whose product is MTGKGESAPPLMTVRQLAQQGGVTVHVVRNYLRRGLLQAATHTEGGYQLFSASELQRLHFIRTAQQLGFTLAEIEEIIRHSLQRHSPCPLVRDIIRRRLDDTRQQLDRLLAMHERMERAIHAWAALPDSIPTGDL